In the genome of Deinococcus sedimenti, the window TGCGCCGTCCCCGACGCGAACTTCCCCGACGAGGCGTACCAGCAGCTCGTGCAGGTGGGCGGCCCCGGCCCGGCCGACCACCCGGCCGCCGACCATCAGATCGTGTACGACGCCCCCACCTTCCGCGCAGTCTTCGAGAACGCGGGCTTCGAGGTGGACCTGCTGGAGTACTGCGACGACACGGGCCGCTTCCACTACCACGGGTGGGACGTCTCGACCGGCCCGGTGTACCGCTCGCTGCTGCTCGACCACCGCAACCGCGACGGACACCTGGGCTTCGTCTCCCTGATTCTGGACGCCCGGAAACCCGGCGGGACCCCAGACTGAAGCCGCGTCCTGCCGGGGCTGGGGCCTGACTCATACGGATTCCGTTTGTTTCGCTGACAATCCGGAACTTCACCGGATTGCCAGCTCCAGGTCCGGAGGGGCGCTCCGCTCCTTCTCTGCTCCGCAGCTCTGCGAGTCGCATCCGCTCGGGTTGAAAGTTTTCGCAAACCTTTCAACCGGAGTCCATATCAGTCGTGCCCGCCGGGGATCTTCTCGTCGTGCGCGCGGATGCGCTGGCGGAACACGTAGAAGTTCCATGCCTGGTACCCGATGATCAGTGGCAGGAACGCGGCGCCCACCCAGGTCAGGAGCCGCAGGGTGTACGGTTCGGACGCGGTGTTCTGCACGGTGAGGTTGTACGCGTCGCCCAGGGTGCTGGGCAGGACGTTCGGGTAGAGGCTACCGAAGATGGTGGCGGTGGAGAAGACGATGGTGAGACCGGTGGCGGCGAACGCCAGTGCGTCGCGCTTGAGGGTGAGGGCCAGCCAGATCAGGCCGAGGTTCACGGCGGCCGCCAGGGGGAACAGCCATTCCTGGAAGCCGAAGGTGCCGAACAGGCCGGTGCGGATGAAGCCCTGGTACACGAAGGCGAGGACCAGCGCGGAGGCGACGGCGCCCCAGATCAGCGCGGCGCGGCGGGCGCGGCCGTGCAGGACGTCGTTGTCGTCGAGGCGCAGCAGCAGGTAGGTCGCGCCGTGCAGGATGAACAGGCTCAGGGTGGCCAGTCCCCCCAGGACGCTGAAGGTGTTCACGGAGTACAGCAGGCTGCCGTCGAAGCGGCCTGTGGCGTCGATGGGCAGGCCGCGCACCATGTTCGCCATGATCGCGCCCCACAGGAAGGCGGGCAGGAGGTTCGTGACGAAGCTGGTCACGTCCCAGAAGGTCCGCCAGCGGCGGTGGTTGATCTCCGCGCGGTACTCGAAGGCCACGCCGCGCCCGATCAGTGCGAGCAGGATCAGCGCGAATTCGGGGTACAGGGCGGTCATCAGCGTGCCGTACCAGTGGGGGAACGCCGCGAAGATCACCCCGGCGGCCAGGATCACCCAGACCTCGTTCGCGGCCCAGAAGGGGCCGACGGTGCGGATCATGGCGCGCCGCTCGGCCTCGCTGCGGGCCAGGAAGGGCTGCAGGGCGCCCACGCCGAAGTCGAAGCCGTCCAGGAAGAAGTAGATCGCGAAGATGGCGGCGGTCAGGATGAACCACAGGGTGGGGAGGTCGGTCATGCGCGCGCTCCTTCGGGAACGTAGTCAGGGGCGGGGACCGAGGGCGTCTCGACGTCCGGTTCGTGCATCCCGGCGCGGGCGGTGCGGGTCAGCAGGAACACGTCCAGCCCGATCAGCGTGAGGTACACCACCCAGAACGCCGCGAGCGACAGCAGCACCCACAGCGGGTTGAGCTGACTGACGGCGTCCCCGGTGCGCAGGAGGCCCTGCACGATCCACGGCTGGCGGCCCATCTCGGTGGCGATCCACCCGCTGAAGTTCGCCAGGTGCGGGGCGAGCGGCATGGCCAGCAGCAGCGGGTACAGCCGTCCCGGGTCGTCCAGTTTGCCCTGCCGCCAGCGCCACACGTAGACGAGGGTCACGAGCAGCATCAGGAAGCCCAGGCCGACCATCACGCGGAACGACCAGTACACCGGCCACACCCACGGCGTGTAGTTGCCGGGGCCGTACTTGGCTTCATACTCCTTCTGCAGGTCGTTGATGCCTTTGGCTTTCTCGGTGAAGTTGTTGAACGCCAGGAACGATCCGACGTATGGCACGCTGAGTTCGAAGCGGTTCTCGCGCGCGGCGTTGCTGGGCAGGGCCACGAGGCTCTCGGGCATCTGGTTGCCTTCGGGGGTGTCCCACAGGGCGCTGAACGCGGCGTACTTCATGGGCTGGTCGCGCACGGCGCTCTGGCCCTGTTCGTGCCCGGCGAGGATCACGCCGCCCGAGCCGATCAGGGCGGTGATCAGCGCCACGCGGAAGCTGACGCGGAACGCCTCGACGTTCGCGCGGCGGCGCAGGTGGTACGCGCTGACGGCCAGCACGAAGAACGCCGCGACGGTCAGGCTGCCCGCCCAGATGTGCGCGAACCACTCCAGGCCCTTGGGGTTGGTGACGATCGCCCACGCGTCGGTCATCACGGCGCGTCCGTCCTTGATCTCGAAGCCGACGGGGTGCTGCATCCAGGCGTTGGCGATGATGATCCAGAACGCGCTGATGGTCGTCCCGGCGGCGACGATCCAGATGCTCGCGAGGCTGGCCCAGGCGGGGAGGCGGTCCTTGCCGAACCACCACAGGCCCAGGAAGGTGCTTTCCAGGAAGAAGGCCATCAGGACTTCCAGCGCCAGCGGGATGCCGAAGATGTTCCCGACGAAGTTCGAGAAGCCCTGCCAGTTCATGCCGAACTGGAATTCCTGCACGATGCCGGTCACGACGCCCACCGCGAAGTTGATGAAGAAGAGGTGCCCGAAGAAGCGGGTGAGGTTCTCCAGTTTCGGGTCGCCGCTGCGGTACGCCAGCGTCTGCAGGATGGCGATGATGAGCGCGAAGCCGACGGTGAACGGCACGAAGAAGTAGTGGAAGATGCTGGTCGTGGCGAACTGGAAGCGTGACAGGTCCAGCGTGGAGAAGCCCAGGATCTCGTTCATATGACCTTCTTTCGGGTGGCGGGCAGCGGGTGGAGGTGGCCGTCCTGAAGCCGGTAGACCTGATCGGCCAGGATCAGCGGTGCGGGCCGGTGCGTGACGAGCAGCAGGGTCCGCCCGGCGCACTCGCGGCCCAGGACGCGCAGCACGCGGGCCTCGGTGTCCGGGTCGAGGTGCGCGGTGGGTTCGTCCAGCAGCAGCACGTCCGAGCGTTTCAGCAGCGCGCGGGCCAGACTCACGCGGGCGCGCTGCCCGCCGGACAGGCGCGTGCCGCCCTCGCCGACCCAGGTGTCCAGCGGCAGGTCTTCCAGGCCCAGGTCGTCCAGCAGGGCGCGCAGCCGCTCGGGGGGCGCGTGCGGGTCGCCCAGGCGCAGGTTCTCCTCGACGGTGCCGTCCAGCAGCGGCGCGTCCTGCTCGTGCAGGCTCAGGCGGGCGCGCAGGTCCGCCAGCGCCAGGGCGCGCAGGTCCGTCCCGCCCAGCGTCACCCGACCGGCGGTGGGGTCGAGGTCGCGGCTGATCAGGCCCAGCAGGGTGCTCTTGCCCGCGCCGCTGGGGCCAGTGACCGCCACCCGCGCGCCCGGCGGGAGGTGCAGGGTGACGCCGCGCAGCAGGTCGCGCCCGCCGCGCGTGAGCCCCACTCCGTCCAGGGTCAGGGGCAGGGGTCCGGGCGGCAGGGGAGAGGGTGCCACCGGGTCGGTCACGGCGGGCTGCACGGCCGCCAGCGCCTCGTCCCGCTCCTGCGCCGCCCGGGCCGCCGCGTGCGCGCCGGGCACCAGCGCGAGCGGGATCAGCGCGTCGAAACTCGCGGCGGCCAGCAACACGACCGCCGCCAGCCACGCGCCGCCCAGAGTGCCCACCTCGACCAGGGTCAGGCCGCGCGTGAGCACCAGCGTGAAGCACAGGGCGAACAGCGCCTCGCGGCCCAGCGTCAGGCCGGTCTGGAGGCGACCCTGCGCCAGTGTCACGCGGCGCAGCTGCCCGTTCAGGGCGTCCAGGCGGGGCGCCCACAGCCGGGCCGCGCCGTCCGCGCTGGCACTCAGCGCGTCCAGCAGCGCCGCGCCGTGCTCACGGGCCACCCTCGCTTCCTCGCGGGCCAGTTCCGCCGCCCGCACGCGGGCCAGCCAGGGCAGCGCCGCCGCCAGCAGCAGCGGCCCCAGGACGCTCAGGCCCAGCCGGGCGTCCAGGCTCAGCAGCCACCCACCGGCCAGCAGCGCCCCGCCCGCGAAGCCCAGCAGCGGCAGGGTCACGCGCAGCGCCGCGAACTGCCGCGCGTCTAGGTCCGCGCCGCTGCGGGCGAGCAGGTCGCCACTGCGTTCGCGGGCTAGCAGGTCCCGCCCGAACCGCGAGACGCGGTCGAACAGCGCCGCGCGCCCCGCCTCTCCGGCCCGCAGGGCGGCGGCGTGCCCGGTCAGGCGTTCGGCGTAGCGCAGGCCCGCGCGGCCCACGCCCAGCCCGCGCACCAGCGTCACGAGCAGCGTCAGGCTCAGGAACACCTCGGGCCGCAGCGCCGCGCGGGCGATCAGGCGTCCCGACGCGCCCGCCAGCGTGACCCCCGCCAGGGTGGCCGCGACGCCCAGCAGCGCCGGGAGGACGAAGGGCCGCCAGCCTCCGGCCCGGTTCATGGGGTGGGTCATGGGGCCTCCAGGGTCAGGGTGCGCCAGCCGGGTGGGGGGTCGCGGTGCGTGACGAGCAGCGCGGTCCGCCCGCGCGCGGCCCGGCCGATCAGCGCGTGCAGGTCGCGCGCGGTGTCCCCGTCCAGGTGGGCGGTGACCTCGTCGAGGAGCAGCAGGTCCGCGCCGGACAGCAGTGCGCGGGCCAGGGCCAGCCGGGCCGTCTCCCCGCCGGACAGGCGCGTGCCGCCCTCGCCCAGCGGGGCGTCCAGCGTGCCGGGCAGCGCGGCGATCACGCCGTCCAGTCCCACCTCGCGCAGCGCGGTCCACAGCGTCCCGTCGTCCGCGTCGGGCGCGGCGAGGCGCAGGTTGTCGCGCACGCTGGCCGCCAGCAGGCGTGGGGCCTGCGGCACCAGGGCCACCCGGCGCGCCCAGCGGTCCGCGTTCAGGTCATCCAGCGGGACGCCGCCCACGCTCACCTGCCCGGTATGGGCCACGTATTTTCCCAGTGCGTGCAGCAGAGCGCTCTTGCCGACGCCGCTCGGGCCGCGCAGGGCGACGTGCTCGCCGCTGGCGACCGTGCCGGTCAGGGTGGCGGTCACGCCCGGCAGGTCGGCCCGCGCGCCCCGGAAGGTCAGTTCAGGGGCGTCGGGCGGTGCGCCCCGCGTCCCGTCGGGCCCGCCGGGCACTGCGTCCAGGGCCGCCAGATCGCGCGCCAGCGGTTCGGCGTCCAGCGCTGCGTGACGGTCCGCGCCGAGCTGCCGCAGCGGCCCGAAGAACTCCGGGACGAGCATCAGCGCCGCCAGCGTGGGGGCCAAGGTCGCCTCGCCACCGAAGAGGCGCACGCCGATCCACACGGCCACCAGCGCGGTGGCGAGGGTCGCGGCGAACTCCATCACGAAGCCCGACAGGAACGCCACGCGCAGCACCCGCAGCGTCGCCTCGCGGTGCGCGCCCGCCGAGCGGACGAGCACGTCCCGGTAGGTGGGCACCGCCCCGAAGGCGTGCAGGGTCGGCAGGTGCCGCGTCAGGGTCAGCAGCCGCCCCGCGAGCCGGGTGTGCCGCGTCCACTGCGCCTGCGTGGCCGCGTGCGTGGCGAGCCCCACGAGGTACAGGAACACCACGGTCAGCGGTCCGGTCACGACGAGCAGCGCGGCGGTCGCCGGGTCCAGCAACGCGGTGACGCCCAGCGCGACCAGCGCGCAGATCGCGGCGTGCGCCCGGCCCGGCAGGAAGCGCGCGTAGTACGGCGCGAGGCGCGGCCCCAGGTCGCTGCTCAGCGTGACGAGGTCCGCCGCGCGCCGTCCCGCCAGCGCCACCGGGCCCAGGGCCAGCAGCCGCGCCGTGAGGCGATCCCGCTGCCACGCGGTCGCGTGGGTGGCCAGACGTGCCGACAGCGCCTCGCGCGCCGCGCCCGTCAGGGCCCGCACGCCCAGGCCGAGCGCGGCGCCCAGCACCTCGCCGATATCCGGCAGTCGGGCGGGCGGCGTGAGCACCCCGGCGATGATCCGCGCGGCCAGCACGAAAGCCAGCGCCGTCCCCAGCGCGCCCAGCAGGCTCAGCGCGGCGCTCAGGGCGAGGGGGCGCCCCAGGCCGGGCGGGGCACTCAGGGCGCGCCGCGCCGGGTCCGGCGGGCGGGGGCGGGTCATCCGGGGGGTGATGGACACCATGCGCCCAGCCTGCGCCTCGGGTGTGGGGGAACGCGAGGGGCGCACGTCCTGAATTTCACAAGGTCGGCTGTGGCCCGGCGTCTCCCCTGTCCCGGGTCTGGCGGGACCGCTGCCCCGCCCTTGCCGCGGTGTTCAGCGGTCCTCCGGGGCCGACCGCACGCCCCAGGACTCCGCTCTGCCACCCCTGCGGGTGCTGCCGTCAGCGCCTCAGCGGGTGGGCTGCGGGGTCTGCGCGGCGCGGGTGCGCCGCAGGAACCGCGCCAGCAGCGTCAGGCCCGCGAAGCACAGGCCGGCCGTCAGACCGAACCACAGGCCGCGCGGGCCCAGGTCCAGGCCGAAGGCCAGCAGCACGCCGCTGCCCAGGCCCAGCACCCAGTACGCCATCAGCGAGATCAGCAGCGGCCAGCGCGTGTCCTGCAGGCCGCGCAGCGCCGCGTTCGCGGTGACCTGCACCCCGTCGAACGCCTGGAACAGGGTCGCGATCAGCAGCAGGGCCGCCGCGCCGCCCACCAGCGCCGCATTGGCCGGGTCGCGCACGTCCACGAACACCCCGATCACCCAGCGGGGCGCGAACACGTACGACAGGCTGACCAGCAACATCACCAGCGTGGCCAGCGCCATGCCCAGCAGGCCCGCGCGGCGCGCCAGGCGCAGCTGCCCCGCCCCGGCGTGCTGCGCCACGCGGATCCCGGTGGCGGTCGCCAGGCCCAGCGGCACCATGAACACGGCCGTGATGACCTGCAGCGCGACGTTGTGCGCCGCCAGCGCCTGCGGGCCGAAGCGGGCCATCAGCAGGCTCGTCACGGTGAACAGGCCTCCCTCGGCCCCGAGGGTCAGGCCGATCGGCCAGCCCAGCCGGGCCAGGGCGCGCAGTTCGCCGAGCAGGGCGGCTCTGGGCACCCGGTCGGCCGGGAGGCGCGTGCGGGCGGCCCACAGCAGGACCAGCGCGCTGCTCCAGGAGGCGGCGACGGTGGCCAGCGCGGCGCCGCGCAGTCCCAGGGCCGGCAGGGGTCCCCAGCCGTAACTGAGGGCCGGGCTCAGGAGACCGGCCAGGGCCACGGCGCCCAGCGCTACGGCGGTTACCGGGCGGGGTTGACCGGTGCCTTCCAGGGCGCCGCGCAGGGCGCTGAAGGCCAGCGTGGCGGGCATGCCCAGCGCGTACAGCCGCAGGTAGTCACCGGCCAGGTCGCCCTGGATGCCGCTGGGGGCAAAGCGCGCGATCAGGTGCGCGGCGAGGAACGCCAGGGGCAGGAAGGTGGCGGCCAGCAGCAGCGCCAGGAGCAGGCCCGCCTGGAGCGCGCGGGCGACGGCGGGCGGGTCGCCGGCTCCGTGCGCGGCGGCCACGCGGGGGCTGACGGCGAGCATCACGCCGATCAGGACGATGAATCCCAGGTAGTACGTGGCGTTGCCGTAGGCGACGGCGGCCAGCTGGGCTTCGCCGAGGCGGCCGATGACGGCGGTGCTGATCAGGGCCAGGGCGTTGAGGCTGAACTGCGAGACGATGACGGGCGCCGCGAGCCGCAGCAGCTGCCCGGTTTCCGTGCGCAGGTCGGGCAGGTGGGGGGCGTTCACCGCGTCAGGATAGCGGCCCGGTTTCCTGCGGCTGATCGGCTGCGCCGGACGGGGGCGCGGCGCGCCGCCATCCGAACGAACGTGCGTTAGTTCCGGGAGTAGCATGCGGCATGACCCACAATCCAGACCGGGCGTTCCGCACGCGCGCCGTTCATGCCGGGCACGGCCTCGATCCGGCCACCGGTGCCCACGCCACGCCGATCTACGCCACCTCCACCTTCGGGTACGGCAGCGCCGAACGCGGCGCGCGCCTGTTCGCCGGCGAGGAACAGGGGTACTTCTACTCGCGCCTGACCAACCCGACCGTGCGGGCCTTCGAACAGAAGGTCGCCAGCCTGGAGGGCCTGTCCGACGCCGTGGCGTTCGCGAGCGGCATGGGCGCCGTGTCCGCCGTGTGCCTGACCCTGCTGCGCCCCGGGGATGAACTGATCTTCGTCGCGCCGCTGTACGGGGGCACCACCGGCTTCCTGCACGAGGTCGCCGCCCGGTTCGGCGTGACCGTCCACGAGGCGGCGGACGAGGCGGCCGTGGAGTCGCTCAGCGGCCCGCGCACCCGGCTGATCTGGGTGGAGACCCCCACCAACCCGGCGCTGGGCGTCGTGGACCTGGCCCGCGTGGCCCGCGCGGCGCGGGCGTGCGGCGCGCTGAGCGTCGCGGACAACACCTTCAGCACCCCGGCCCTGACCCGCCCCGCCGAGCACGGCATCGACCTGGTCATGCACAGCGCCACCAAGTACCTGGGCGGCCACGGGGACGCGATCGGGGGCGTGGTGGCCGGCCCGGAGGATCTCCTGGCGGAGCTGCGGGGCGTGGGTCTCCGGCACGTCGGGGCGTCGCTGGGGCCGTTCGAGGCGTACCTGTTCCTGCGGGGCATGAAGACCCTGCCGCTGCGCATGCAGGCGCACTGCGAGGGCGCGCAGACCCTCGCGCAGGCCCTGACAGGCCACCCGGCCCTGCGGGCCCTGCACTACCCGGGCCTGAGCAGCCACCCGGGGCACGCGGTGGCCGCGCGTCAGATGAGCGGCTTCGGCGGCCTGATCAGCGTGGACCTGGGCACGCAGGCCGCGGCGTTCACGTTCCTGAATCACCTGACGCTGTTCACGCAGGCGGTCAGTCTGGGGGACGTCGAGAGCCTCTCGTGCCATCCGGGCAGCACCACGCATCACCTGCTGGGCGACGAGGCGCTGCGCCGGCAGGGCGTGACGCCCGGACTGGTCCGTCTGAGCGTGGGGATCGAGGATCCCCAGGATCTCGTCCGCGACGTCCTGGAGGCTCTGGCGCACGTCGGGGCCGAGCAGTTGCAGCCGTCCTGACCCGGACGGGCGGGGGGCGCCGGGTGAACCAGCCGGGGTACCCGGGCGTGCGCCGTGGCCGGGGCCCACCTGCCGGCCGCTCCGGTCCGGCGCCTCTGGCCGCGCTCAGGGGCGCCGGGCCGACCGGCGGCGTTTGCTGTCGTACATGCGGGTGTCGGCCAGGGCGAGCAGCGCCCCGCGGTCGGTCTCGCCGCTCTGGGCCACGCCCACGCTGACGCCCACGAGCGGGCTGAGCTGCCGCGCGGCCAGCACCGCCGCGTCCACGTGCTCCAGGAAGTGGTCGTCGCTGGTCGGGTCGGCGATCACCACGAATTCGTCCCCGCCGTAGCGGTAGACCTCGCCGCTGCGGTCGAGTTCGGCCGCCAGGGCCGCCGCGAAGATCCGCAGCAGCTTGTCCCCCTGCGCGTGCCCCTGGGTGTCGTTGAGGCGCTTGAGGCCGTCGAGGTCCAGCAGCGCCAGCGTGAACGGCACCTCGGTCAGGGCGGCGAAGTCCGCGTCGAACGCGCGGCGGTTCAGCACGCCGGTCAGGGCGTCCCGGCGCGCCCAGGCGCGGGCCTGCCGGTGGTCGATCATCTGCTGCGCGGCGCGGCCGGTGGCCTCCAGCAGGCTGCGGTCCGCGGCGCGCCAGGTTGGCACCGGGTGCCCCACGAAGCGCGTGAAGAGCAGCTGCGTGACGCTGTCCGGTTCGCGTCCGGCGGGAATGACGGCCAGTTGCGTCACCTCGTCGCCCATGAGCACCCCGCGCTGCGTGGCGTAGGTTTTCAGGTCGTCGATGTACAGGGGGGTGTCGGTGAGGTGCAGGCCCAGCGCGGTGATGACCTCGTGGGATCCGGACGGCACGACCTGTTGACCGCTGGGCAGCGTGGACCGGACGTGACTGACGTTCAGTTCGATCTCGTCGCCCTGGGTGCGGCACAGTCCGGCCTGATCGGCCTCCAGCGCCTCGGCAAGCACGGACGTGACGGCCAGCAGCGTGTCGCGCGGTTCCAGGTCCAGGTCGAACAGCTGATGCACGCTGCTCAGGGCCTGCGCCTGTTCCAGGCTGCGCTGCAGTTCCACGCTGTGTTCGCGCTGGGCGTCGAGCGACAGGTTCAGGCGCTGCTGGTAGGCGCGGAGTTCCAGTTCGTTCACGACGATGGCCGCCAGGTCCTGGAGCGCCTGCAGGTCCTCGGGGCTCAGCGGGTGGGGCTGGTCGTCGGTGACGCACAGCGTGCCGATCCGCTGGCCGCTGGGCATGATCAGGGGCGCGCCGGCGTACATCTGCACGTGCGGGTCGCCGGTCACCATGGGGTTGTTCACGAAACGGGGGTCGTGCCGGGCGTCCTCGATGACGGTGGGCTGGTCGTGCAGGATCGTCCAGGCGCAGAAGGAGTCGCGGCGGTCGGCGGTCGTCTGGTTCAGGCCGACGCTGGCCTTGCTCCACTGGCGGGCCTGATCGACGAAGTTGATGGTGGCGACCGGCATGCGCAGCAGGTGGGCGGCCAGCCGCACGATCCGGTCGAACTGCGGTTCCCGGGGGGTATCCAGGATGCCGTAGTAGGCCAGCGCCATCAGGCGCTGGGCCTCGCTGGTGGGGATGGGCGCGCCACTCATGGCGTTCACTGTAGCCGCTGCCCGGACCGTTGCACACCCGGACCCCCATGAACGTCAGCTTGACATGAGGTCACGTGCGCTTTACGTTCGGGCCATGCCTCAGCCCGCGTCCGGTCTCCTGCGCTGCTCGCTGCGTGAGCGCCGGGAGGCCGCCGGACGCACGGCGGCGAGCCTCGCGGCCGAGGTGGGTGTCTCCCGGCAGGCGCTGGGCCGCATCGAATCGGGTGGCGCGGTGCCCAGCACGCTGGTCGCGCTGCGCCTGGCCCGCGCGCTGCACTGCGCGGTCGAGCAGCTGTTCGAGCTGGGTCAGCCGCAGCTGACCGTGCCGCTGGACGCCCCGCCGGGCACGCGGGTCCGCCTGGCGCGCCTGGGGGCGGAGGTGCGGGCCGTGCCCCTGGGCGGGGAGGCCGGACTGCACCAGCCGGCCGACGGGGTGGTGCGCGCCGCGGCCGGGCCGGGGCGGGTCACGGTGGATCTGCTCGCGCCGCCAGGGGATCTGGAGCGCACGGCGCTGGTGGCCGGCTGCGACCCGGCCCTGGGGCTGCTGTGCGGCCGCCTGGGTGCGGAGGGGCGCGCGGCGTGGGTGCCGCACGACAGTCTCGGCGCGCTGGCCGCGGCGGCGCGGGGCGAGGTGCACGTGGCGGGCCTTCACCTGGGCGGCGGGGACGCGCACCGTCAGGTGATCGCGCGGACGCTGCCGGGCGCGGCGCTGGTGCGCGCGTGGCAGGTGCAGCAGGGTCTGATGCTGGCGCCGGGCAATCCGCTCGGGGTGCGGGGCGCTCCGGATCTCGCCCGGCGGGACCTGCGGCTGGTGACGCGCGCGGCCGGGGCGGGAGGGCGGGCGCTGCTCGACCGGTGGTTTCAGGTGGCCGGGCTGAGCGGGCGGGAGCGGGCAGCGCGGCACGCGCGGTCCCTGCTGGCGGACTCGCCGCTGGCCGCCGCGGCGCTCGTGGCGCGTGGCGAGGCGGACGCCGCGCCTGGACCGAGTTCGGCGGCGCGGGCGCACGGCCTGACGTTCGTGCCGCTGCACCTGGACGCGTTCGATCTGGCGGTCCCGGAGCGCCACCTGGGTCATCCGGGGGTGCAGGCGCTGCTGTCTGCGGCCCGCAGCGCCGCCTTCCTGGATGATCTGCGCAGCGTGGGCGGGTACGTGCCGCCGGACCTGTCCCTGACCCGACTGGAGGTGTCATGAAATTCACTGCTCTGCTGCTGTGCCTGCTCGTCTCGCCGGCGGGCGCGGCCTCACTGACCGTGTTCGCGGCGTCCTCCCTGACCGACGCCTTCACCGAGGTGGGGCGGGCGTTCGACGCGCGGACCGGGCACCGCACGACCTTTCAGTTCGCGGGGTCGCAGGTGCTGCGCACGCAGCTGGAGGGCGGCGCGCGGGCCGACGTGTTCGCCAGCGCCAACGACGCGCAGTTCACGCCGCTGCTGGGCCGGGTCGTGGTGGGGCGCGAGGTGTTCGCCCGCAACCGCCTGACGCTGATCGCGCCGGCCGGCAGCGCGAAGGTGCGGACCCTGCGCGACCTGACCGCGCCCGGCGTGCGGCTGGTGGTGGCTGCGCCGAACGTCCCGGTGGGTGACTACACCCGCCGGATGTTCGCGGCGGTCGAGCGGTCCGGCACGTACGGCGCGGACTTCGCGGCGCGGGCGCGGCGCAACGTGGTCAGCGAGGAGGGCAACGTGCGGCAGGTGGCGCTGAAGGTCAGCCTGGGCGAGGCCGACGCGGCCGTGGTGTACGCCAGTGACGTGACGCCCGCCCTGAAGCGGACGGTGCGGGTGGTGCCGCTGCCCACGAGGTTCAACCAGACGGCCGCGTACCCGGTCGGGGTGGTGCGGGGCAGCGCGAACGCGGACGCGGCGCAGGCGTTCGTGGCGTTCGTGAAGAGTGAGGCGGGTCAGGCGATCCTGCGCCGCTGGGGGTTCCTGCGCCCGTGAGGTCGGCGGGGCGCGTGCCCTGGGCCGGGATGGCGCTGGGGGGCCTGTTCGCGGCGTTTCTGCTGCTGCCCACGCTGGTGCTGCTCACGCGCGGGCTGAACGCGGACTTCCTGACGACGCTGCGCAGTCCGGCCGTGACCGACGCGCTGCGCGTGAGCCTGTGGACGACCGGCGTGACCGTGCTGCTGACGGTCCTGACCGGAACGCCGCTGGCGTACCTGCTGGCGCGGCGAGCGTTTCCGGGCCGCGCCCTGCTGGACGCGCTGCTGGACCTGCCGGTGGTGCTGCCGCCGGTCGTGGCGGGTCTGGGGCTGCTGCTGACCTTCGGGCGGGGCGGCCTGCTGGGGCCGGGCCTGGAACTCGCGGGCGTTCAGCTGGCCTTCTCGCCGGCGGCGGTGGTGCTCGCGCAGCTGTTCACGGCGGCGCCGTTCTACCTGCGGGCGGCGAAGGCGGGGTTCGCGGCGGTGGACCGCGACGCGGAGGCGGCGGCCCTGACCGACGGGGCCGGCCGGTGGGGGGCGTTCCGGTTCGTGACGTGGCCGCTGGCCTTCCCGTTCCTGCTCGAGGGTCTGGTGCTGACCTGGGCGCGGGCACTGGGGGAGTTCGGCGCGACGATCCTGTTCGCCGGGTCGCTTCAGGGGCAGACGAGAACAGTGACGCTGGCGATCTACAGCGCGCTGGACAGTGATCTGGGGCCGGCGCTGGTGCTGTCGGCGGTGATGGTGGTGGTGGCCTTCACGGTTCTGCTGACGGTCCGCGTGCTGGCCGCGCGCCGCGCACCGCCCTGACAGCGGGACTGACTGCAGAATGCAGAGGTCCTGACCGCGGTGTTCAGGAAGACTGAGATAACCCCTCAGTCTCCCTGAAACGAGCAGCGCGAGAACCCGCCGCCATCAGCGGGTGGAAGTGGAGTTGAAGGGCGTGCTGTTGGCCCTTCACTGGAGCTGGACACCGCTGTGAATGTGCCCCTGGGAAACACCAGCGGTGTTCAGCTCTGCCCGGACCGGCGGACGTCTGCGGACC includes:
- a CDS encoding amino acid ABC transporter ATP-binding/permease protein, whose protein sequence is MTHPMNRAGGWRPFVLPALLGVAATLAGVTLAGASGRLIARAALRPEVFLSLTLLVTLVRGLGVGRAGLRYAERLTGHAAALRAGEAGRAALFDRVSRFGRDLLARERSGDLLARSGADLDARQFAALRVTLPLLGFAGGALLAGGWLLSLDARLGLSVLGPLLLAAALPWLARVRAAELAREEARVAREHGAALLDALSASADGAARLWAPRLDALNGQLRRVTLAQGRLQTGLTLGREALFALCFTLVLTRGLTLVEVGTLGGAWLAAVVLLAAASFDALIPLALVPGAHAAARAAQERDEALAAVQPAVTDPVAPSPLPPGPLPLTLDGVGLTRGGRDLLRGVTLHLPPGARVAVTGPSGAGKSTLLGLISRDLDPTAGRVTLGGTDLRALALADLRARLSLHEQDAPLLDGTVEENLRLGDPHAPPERLRALLDDLGLEDLPLDTWVGEGGTRLSGGQRARVSLARALLKRSDVLLLDEPTAHLDPDTEARVLRVLGRECAGRTLLLVTHRPAPLILADQVYRLQDGHLHPLPATRKKVI
- a CDS encoding cytochrome ubiquinol oxidase subunit I, whose amino-acid sequence is MNEILGFSTLDLSRFQFATTSIFHYFFVPFTVGFALIIAILQTLAYRSGDPKLENLTRFFGHLFFINFAVGVVTGIVQEFQFGMNWQGFSNFVGNIFGIPLALEVLMAFFLESTFLGLWWFGKDRLPAWASLASIWIVAAGTTISAFWIIIANAWMQHPVGFEIKDGRAVMTDAWAIVTNPKGLEWFAHIWAGSLTVAAFFVLAVSAYHLRRRANVEAFRVSFRVALITALIGSGGVILAGHEQGQSAVRDQPMKYAAFSALWDTPEGNQMPESLVALPSNAARENRFELSVPYVGSFLAFNNFTEKAKGINDLQKEYEAKYGPGNYTPWVWPVYWSFRVMVGLGFLMLLVTLVYVWRWRQGKLDDPGRLYPLLLAMPLAPHLANFSGWIATEMGRQPWIVQGLLRTGDAVSQLNPLWVLLSLAAFWVVYLTLIGLDVFLLTRTARAGMHEPDVETPSVPAPDYVPEGARA
- a CDS encoding ABC transporter ATP-binding protein/permease — its product is MVSITPRMTRPRPPDPARRALSAPPGLGRPLALSAALSLLGALGTALAFVLAARIIAGVLTPPARLPDIGEVLGAALGLGVRALTGAAREALSARLATHATAWQRDRLTARLLALGPVALAGRRAADLVTLSSDLGPRLAPYYARFLPGRAHAAICALVALGVTALLDPATAALLVVTGPLTVVFLYLVGLATHAATQAQWTRHTRLAGRLLTLTRHLPTLHAFGAVPTYRDVLVRSAGAHREATLRVLRVAFLSGFVMEFAATLATALVAVWIGVRLFGGEATLAPTLAALMLVPEFFGPLRQLGADRHAALDAEPLARDLAALDAVPGGPDGTRGAPPDAPELTFRGARADLPGVTATLTGTVASGEHVALRGPSGVGKSALLHALGKYVAHTGQVSVGGVPLDDLNADRWARRVALVPQAPRLLAASVRDNLRLAAPDADDGTLWTALREVGLDGVIAALPGTLDAPLGEGGTRLSGGETARLALARALLSGADLLLLDEVTAHLDGDTARDLHALIGRAARGRTALLVTHRDPPPGWRTLTLEAP
- the cydB gene encoding cytochrome d ubiquinol oxidase subunit II; translated protein: MTDLPTLWFILTAAIFAIYFFLDGFDFGVGALQPFLARSEAERRAMIRTVGPFWAANEVWVILAAGVIFAAFPHWYGTLMTALYPEFALILLALIGRGVAFEYRAEINHRRWRTFWDVTSFVTNLLPAFLWGAIMANMVRGLPIDATGRFDGSLLYSVNTFSVLGGLATLSLFILHGATYLLLRLDDNDVLHGRARRAALIWGAVASALVLAFVYQGFIRTGLFGTFGFQEWLFPLAAAVNLGLIWLALTLKRDALAFAATGLTIVFSTATIFGSLYPNVLPSTLGDAYNLTVQNTASEPYTLRLLTWVGAAFLPLIIGYQAWNFYVFRQRIRAHDEKIPGGHD
- a CDS encoding class I SAM-dependent methyltransferase; amino-acid sequence: MSEPLRVIIGAGTQTWPGWIPTQRDQLDLTDRASFERYFGNRRADALLCEHVWEHLTPEQSREAARLCLDYLKPGGWLRCAVPDANFPDEAYQQLVQVGGPGPADHPAADHQIVYDAPTFRAVFENAGFEVDLLEYCDDTGRFHYHGWDVSTGPVYRSLLLDHRNRDGHLGFVSLILDARKPGGTPD